GCGGGTGGTCATCTGCGGCGGCGGCTGGGGCGGGGTCACCGCGGCCAAGTACCTACGCCGGCTCGCCCCCCACCTCGAGGTGGTGCTGCTCGAGCGCAACCCGGTGTTCTTCTCCTGCCCGATGAGCAACAAGTGGCTGGTCGACGTGGTGGACACCCAGTTCCTCACCCACGACTACCTCGGCGTGTCGGAGAAGTACGGCTACCGCTTCATCCAGACCGAGATCCTGGAGATCGAGCGCGACCGCAAGCAGGTCGTCACCGCGGCCGGCGGCCTGCACTACGACTACCTGATCCTGTCGCCCGGCATCCGCTACAACTACGAAGCCTGGTTCGCCAACGACCGCCGCATGGCCGAAGCCACGCGCGCACGCTTTCCGGCGGCCTACATCCCGAGCGCGGAACACTTCCACCTCAAGCGCGCGCTGCAGGACTTCAGGGGCGGGCACCTGGTCATGACGCTGCCACCACCGCCGCAGCGCTGCCCGCCCAGCCCCTACGAGCGCGCCTGCCTGATCGCGTCGATGTTCAGGAACAAGAAGATTCCCGGCCGGATCACCATCCTCGACCACAAGGACGGCGTGCGCCCGATCGGCCCCGGCTTCCGCGCCGCGTTCGAAGAGCTGTACAAGGACATCATCACCTACGTGCCGAATGCGCGCGTCGAGGAGATCGACCCGTTCAAGAAGCACATCCGCACCGAGGCGGGCGATTTCGACTTCGACCACGCCATCCTGATGGCGCCGCACCAGGCCGGCGACCTCGCGTGGAAGGCCGGCGTGGTGCCGCCGCCCGGCCAGGGCAAGCCCGGCGGCGGCTGGGCCGACGTCGATCCGCTGTTCCTGCACGACCGCAAGGACAAGGACGTGTTCGTGATCGGCGACGCGGTGGGCTTCGTGTCCGAGCAATTCGCCTTCTACCCGAAGGCCGGCCATGTCGCCAACCGCCACGCGCGCATCGTTGCCAGGTACATCGCCGAACGCGAGGCCGGCCGCGAACCGACCTACCAGTTGCCGGACAACCTGTGCTTCATGATGGTCGACAGCAACCCGCAGGTCGGCATCTCGGTGCAGTTCGACTACAAGGTCAATGGCAAGGGCGTCATCGAACAGACCCAGATCGACTACAACGAGCGCAAGCCCGAAACCGTGGGCGAGGACTTCAACTGGGCGCGCTTGATCTACGAAGACATGTTCGCGTGAGAGCGGCCATGCATGCCAGCGCCGCGCTGCTGGGCGCGGCGCTGGCGGCGTCCGTGCCCGTAGCTTCGGCCGCCGGGTTGGAGCCCGCGCCCGGGCTGCCGCCGGCCCCGCCCGCGCTGCAGCAGGTGCTCGACGCGGTGCGCGGCAAGGCGGTGATCGTGAATTTCTGGGCGAGCTGGTGCGAGCCCTGCCGCAAGGAGATGCCGGCGCTGGTCGAACTCGACGAGCGCGAGCCCGGCGTGGCGCTGGTCACCGTCGCGGTGGCCGACCGTGCCGCCGACACCCGCCGCTTTCTCGCCGACCACCTGATCGGGAACACCGTCGTCGTTCCCGATCCCGACCAGGGCATCGCGCGGGCGTGGAACGCCCGCATGATCCCCACCACCTATGTGCTCGACGCCCGCCACCAGCCGCGCTACCGCGTGGTCGGCGAGGCCGACTGGCGCGACGCCGCCCTGCAGGATCGCGTGCGCGCCCTCGCCGCCGGCGAATCGGAAGGACGAACCGAATGAACCGCCGCCGGCGCTTCGACAGCCTGGACCCGGATACGCGCTGACGGCGAAGGAGATCGCCCGGGCGGGGAACGGAGGGCGCGGCGGCGCGGGTTCGATGCGGGCCGCGCGCGCCGTGCCGGTCAGTACAGGAAGGGGATCAGCCTGCGCACCCGCCGCCGGTAGTCGGCGTAGTCGGGAAAGCGCGCCATCAGCCAGGTCTCTTCGCGGCGCGACTTGAGGTCGAAGAACGCGAACAGCAGGGCGGCATAGGCCAGCGTCAGCCAGCCCTGCACGAACAGCGCCCAGCCGAAGGCCAGCAGCAGCACGCCGCAGTAGATCGGGTGGCGGACGTAGCGGTACAGGCCGGTGGTGACGAGGGTGGCATCGTCCCTGGGGTGCGGCAGCGGCGTCAGGTTGCTGCCCAGATGCAGTGCGGCGGCGGCGCAGATCGCCGCCCCGAGCACGAGCAGCCCGATGCCGGCGGCGGTGGCGAGGGCGGCGGCCGGCTCGGGCCATGGCGGCAGGCCGGAGGCGCTGCGCGGGCCGAACGCGACCAGCGCGAAGAGCAGGCCCTGCGCGGCGACGTACCACTCGCCGCGCCGGCCTTTCCACCACGGGTGGCGGGTTGGTTGGTCGTTCATGGTCCGGGTCCATCTGCAAGAGGCGGTCGACGTTGCGGGTCGGCGGCGCGATCCCGCACCGCGTCGCCCGCTTTCTCTCCCACATGGTAGAGCCCGCGGACGAAGTCTGCCTTCGGGGAGCACCGCGGCAACCCGGGCGACCCGGCGGGCGGGCCGTTCGGCTGCGCGCCGCCTGCCCGCCTCACGCCGGGTCGCTACCGAAGCATTGCGAACGGGGTTCGGGTTTGTTAAGCTTTATATCAAGCGCTTGCTTGATATAAAGCGTTGGCCCTGCGGAGACGGCTCCGCATGGAGATCACCGTACTCGCGCCCTGCAGCGGAGGAACCCATGTCCCGACATCCACTTACGCGGCTTTGCGCCATCGAAGACGTTCCCGACGGCGGGGCGCTGCAGGTGGTCCTGCCCGAGCGTCCGCCGCTCGCCGTATTCCGCCTCGAGGGACGATGTTTCGTGACCGACGACACGTGCACTCACGGCAACGCATCCCTGTGCGACGGCGACGTCGAAGGCGGCCTCGTCATCTGCCCCTTCCATGCGGGCTCCTTCGACATACGGACGGGGGAAGCCGTCGACCGGCCCTGTGTGAAGAAGCTGCAGACCTACGAGGCCATCGAAGACGGCGGCGCCCTCTACACAGTTTTCCCGGAAGGCTGATCGAAGATCATGAGCATACCGACCGCAATTTACGACGTGATCATCATCGGCGCCGGCGTCGGGGGAGCGAGCGCGGCGGAAGCCGTCCTGTCATGCGACGACGCACGGACCATCCTCCTGATCAACGAAGAGGAATGGCTGCCCTACGACCGTCCTCCGCTGTCGAAGGAAGTGCTGCTTTCCCGGGCGCAGCCGGAAGAGATCGGCCTGCTGGCGGACCAGGTCCGGGCGAACGCCAGGCTGACCATGCGCAACGGGACGAAAGCCGCCGGCATCGACCGGCACGACAAGACGGTGCGCCTGTCGGACGATTCGGTCGTCGGCTACCGCAGCCTCATCCTGGCCACCGGCTCCCGGGCGCGAGAGCTGGACCCGGCGATCCTAGATGCAGGGCCGGCGGCCGCGGTCTTCCACCTGAGGACGCTCGGCGATGCCCTGGCCCTGAGAGAGAGCCTGGCGAAGGGCGAGGCGCTGCGCCTCGTCATCATCGGCGCGGGGTTCATCGGGCTCGAGGTCGCCGCCGCCGCGATCCGGTGCGGCTGCGATGTCACCGTCCTCGAGGCCGGCCCCAGGGTGGTGGGAAGAGGCGCATCCGGGCCCGTGGCCGAATTCCTCCGGCAGCGCCACGAGCGCGAGGGCGTCAGATTCCTCCTGCAGGCCCAGGCAGCCGGGATCGCGCGCGTCGGGGCAGGGCTGCAGGTCACGCTTGCCGACGGAGAATCCCTGCCCGCGGATGCGATCGTCGTGGGCATCGGGACCATTGCCAACGACGGGCTCGCGCACGAGGCGGGGCTTGCCTGCGCGAACGGCATCCTGGTGGATGGATGCTGCAGGACGAGCGATCCGTCGATCTACGCCGTCGGCGACGTGGCGTGCATGGCGGAGGCCGGCGTGCCGCGGACGGCGAGGATGGAGCACTGGCAGGCCGCGCGCACGATGGGCGGGATCGCGGGCCGGAACGCGTGCGGTGCGGACGAGCGCCATCAGGAGGTGCCGTGGGTGTGGACCGATCAATACGACCTCAACGTCCAGTTCCTCGGCCATACCTCCGATCGGAACTGCCAGGTGACGAGAGGCGATCCCGCCGACGGGAAGTGGGCCCTCTTCGAGAAGGATGGCGACGCGCTGGCGGCCGCGACCCTCGTCAACATGGGCAGGGAAAGGCGAACCGTCGAGCGGCTGATCGCAAGAAGGATTCCCGTTCCCGACGACATGCTCCGGGACGCCGGGTTCGAACTCAAATCGTTGCTGCGCTAGCAGGCCGAAACGGCCCGTTCCAGGGAGCCTCGCCGTTCGATGAAAGCCATCGTCCGGCCGATGGCAGATCGTTCTCCTGAAAGGTACCGCGAAGAATGAAGAACACCGCGATTCTGCAGATCCATGAAGAGCACCGCGCGATAGGCGCCGTCGTCCACGGGCTGCTCCACTTCGCCAGGGAAGCCGGCCGGCAAGCGCCCAGCCTTCCGCTGCTCCGGACGATGCTCGACTACATCGAGCAGTTTCCGCAAAAGCTCCATCACATCAAGGAAGAGAAATACATCTTCTCCGCCCTGCGCGCGCGAAGCCCGGAAGCCGGCGCCCTGATCGAGAATCTGAACGCGCAACATGCCGACGACCTGGCATTGACCGCAAGCCTGCGAGCGCAACTGCAGGACCTCGAAGCCGGCGCCGAAGGGGCGGCGGAGCGCTTTTGCGCAAGCGTGGATCGTTTCGCCGATCTCCAGTGGCGGCACATGGCGGAGGAAGAACGGCTGCTCCTTCCGCTCGCGGAGAAACATCTGGATGACGCCGACTGGAACCGCATCGCCGAAGCATTCGGCGAAAACGGAGACCCCCGCTTCCGGGGGGACAACAAGTCCAGGTTCGATGAAATGTTCAGGCTGATCGTGTCGACGGCACCCGGGCCGATCGGGCTCGGCTGACGAATCCGGCCGGCTGTGGACGATTTTCCGGTTCCTCCGGTCGAGGGATCTCCCCGGAATCTGCTGAAAGAGGCAAGAACATTGAACGAAACGAAAAAGCCGCTCGACGGCATCACGGTCGTCGAACTGGCGGGGCTGGGCCCCGCGCCGTTCTGCGGGATGCTGCTGTCCGACATGGGCGCGCGCGTGATTCGCGTCGACCGCCCGCCCGCAGGGACCGGAAACGGCCTGCAGGACATCTCCGACGGCCCGGTGAACAGGGGGCGGGAATCCATCTCGATCGACCTGCGCCACGAGTCCGGCATCGGCGTCCTCATGCGGCTGGTACGCAGGGCCGACGTGCTGATCGAGGGCTTTCGCCCCGGCGTCGCCGAGAAACTGGGCTTCGGTCCCGAAGCCTGCCGGCGGATCAATCCGGCGCTGATCTTCGCGAGGATGACCGGCTGGGGCCAGACGGGGCCGCTGGCCAGCGCGGCGGGGCACGACATCAACTACATCGGCCTGAGCGGGGCGCTCCACGCGATGGGAGATGCCGACCGCGCCCCGGCGCCGCCGCTGAACCTGGTGGGGGACTATGGCGGCGGCGGAATGCTCCTGGCCTACGGCATCGTCTGCGCCCTGCTCGAGGCGCGCAGTTCGGGGCGGGGGCAGGTTCTCGATGCGGCGATGACGGATGGCGCGGCCCTGCTGATGAGTCCGATCTACGCCATGCTCGGCGCCGATCACTGGCGCAACGAACGCCAGGCCAATTTTCTCGACGGCGCCGCGCCGTTCTACTGCACGTACCGCTGCGCGGACGGCAGGTTCATGGCGGTGGGGGCGATAGAGCCCCCCTTCTACAGGCAATTCCTCGGCCTGCTGGAGATCGGCTGCGTGTCCCCGTCGGACCAATGGCGGAAGGACACCTGGCAGGACACCAGGACGCGGATCGCAGGCCGCTTCATGGAAAAGACGCGGGACGAATGGGCCGCGGTCTTCGACGGCAGCGATGCCTGCTGCACGCCCGTGCTGGACATGATCGAGGCGCCGCAGCACCCGCACAACGCCGCGCGCTCGACCTTCACCCGCATGCACGGCATGAGCGTACCGAGCCCGGCCCCCCGGCTGTCCCGCACGCCGCCCGGGATGGCGGGCGGCGTCCCGCGCATCGGCGAACATACGCAACCCATTCTCGAGGGCCACGGCTTCTCGCCGGCCGAGATCGATGCGCTGCACGCCGGGAAGGTGGTCTTCATGCGGCATCCCGCGGCTGGGCCGCGCTAGGCGGGCGGCGCGGAAACGGGCCGCGATGCACGCAGCGATGCGACGTGGGGCGATGGAATGCGGCACGCTCCCGCGGATCGGCGGCCGCGCGCCCGCGTAGCACCGGAGAGGCGCTACGTCACAGATCGCCGTCGCCGGCGATGCCGGAAAATCCGTCGCGACCTTCGAGCATCCTGAAAGGCGTGGGATCGGGTTCGTTCAGCAATGATCGGGTCATGGCCTTCGCCAGTTCGTCGATCTGGGCCGGCCGCGGGCGATGGACCCATTGCGCAGTCCAGTTGAGCGCTCCGATCGCCACCTTGCGGAACAGGTTCTTGTCCCCGCGGATCAGGCCGGCCGCCTTGACCTCGTCGAGCACCTGGTACCAAAGCGCCCTGTAGTCCCGGCTCAGCTCCAGCAGCGGCGCCTGCATGTGTTCCGGCAGGCAGCGCAGATCCTGCAGCCAGATATGGTGGAAGTGCGTCTTCTCGCCATGCAGCGCCCGCAGATGGCCGAGGACGAGCGCATCGAACCGGGCCCGCGCGCCTGTCACGCCTTCCACCGTCACCCTGACGATCGCGACGCCTTCCTCCATCCCCTGGCGGAGTACCGCGGCCAGGATCTCCTCTTTCGACTCGAAGTGATAGAAGATGCTTCCGGAGGTGATCCCCGCTTCCCTTGCGATTTCCCGGACGGTCGCGCCTTCGTAGCCGCGCTCGTAGAACAGCTTGGCGGCCGCTTCCACCAGCGCCTGCTGGCGATCCCCCTGATAGGCCCCCGGACGGCCCCTGCGCCGCGCGCCCTTGTCGGCTGCGGGCGGTGAAGAGATTTCATTCATCTGCTTCATTTCTATGATTTTCGGGAGGCGCTCCGGAACGGATCGAGGCCCGCCCGGAAGTTGGTCTCACGTCCCGGAACTTTACACCAGCCCGCCGCAAAGCCAAGCCTGCGGCCATTCCCGGCGCTTGGCCGGCAAAGCGGAAATGCATGGGCCGGGCGGGCGGGAACGTGGTGCGGAGCACGGCCGTCAGGCTCCGAGATAGGCCCTCCGCACCTCCTCATCGTTGCACAGCGCGAAACCCTCTCCGGCCCGGGTCACGCGCCCGGCCTCGAGGACGTAGCCGTAGTCGGCCAGTTCGAGGGCGGCGGTCGCGTTCTGCTCGACGATCAGGATCGTCATGCCCTGCTTCTGCAGCCGCCTGACGACATTGAAGACTTCCGCGATCAGGAGCGGCGCCAGGCCCATGCTCGGCTCGTCCAGCAGGAGCAGGCGGGGCTTGCCCATCAGCGCGCGGCCGATCGCGAGCATCTGCTGCTGCCCGCCCGACAGGGTGCCGGCGGCGAGCGAACGCTTGTCGCGCAGGATGGGAAACAGGGCATAGACCTGCTCGAGTTCCTGTGCGAGCCGGTCGCGCTTCTCCTTGCGGGAATAGGCGCCCAGCATGAGGTTGTCCTCGACCGTCAGCGGCGCGAAGACGCGGCGCCCCTCGGGCACGTGGGCGATGCCGGCCTCGACCCGCCGCGGCGGCCTGAGGGCGGCGATGTCGCGGCCCATGTAGCGGATGCTCCCCGCACCCGGCGCATGCAGGCCGGAGAGCGTGCGCAGGAGCGTGGATTTCCCCGCGCCGTTGCTCCCCACCAGGGCCACCAGTTCGCCCTGGCGGACCTCGAGCGAGACGCCGTCCAGCGCACGGACGCTGCCGTGGAACACGGACAGCCCCTCCACTTCCAGCACCGGCTCGCCGCCCCGTGCGGCCGGGGCCTGCCCGGCCGCGAACACCGCATCGTCGATCTTCGCATTCATCAGACAGCCCGTCCCAAGTACGCTGCAACGACCTCCGGATTGTCGCGAACGGCTTCCGGGGCTCCCTCCGCCAGCTTCTTCCCGTAGTTGAGCACGACGATATGCCTCGACACGGACATGACGAGCTTCATGTCGTGTTCGACCAGTACCGTCGTCACGCCCGACGCGCTGAGTTTCGCAATGAGTTCGGACAGGTCCGCCTTCTCCGGCGCGCCGAGCCCGGCGGCCGGCTCGTCCAGCAGGATGAGCTTGGGCGAACCGGCCAGCGCGCGGGCGATCTCGAGCCGCTTCAGGGCGCCGTAGGGCATGGCGCCGGGATTCTCGCCGATGTAGCGGTCCAGTCCGACGTAGGCCATCAGATAAGCGGCCCGCTGGCGGCATTCCCTGTCCGCGGCGACGATGGACCTGCGGCGCAGCGCGGCCGGCGTCAGCCGGCTGTCGAGCTGCAGGTGGCTGCCGAGCATGACGTTCTCGACCGCGGACATGTTGTAGCAGATCTGCGGGGTCTGGAACGTGCGTCCCAGGCCCAGGCCGACCCTGGTATGCGTCGGCTTGCCGATCAGGCTGCGTCCGCCCAGCCGGACGTCGCCGCTGCAGGGCTCGTAGATGCCGGTGATGAGATTGAGCAGCGTCGTCTTGCCGGCACCGTTGGGGCCGATGATGGAATTCACCGTTCCGGCCTCGATCGCGAACGAGACGTCGTCGGTGGCCCGCAATCCGCCGAAAACCTTGCACAGCGAAACAACCTGGAGGTCGCTCATCGGTGGAACCTCCTGGCCAGTTGCGCGAGCGTCGGCACCAGCCCCTTGGGCATGAATACCATGACGAGAATCAGGATCAGCCCGTACACCAGGGATTCATGGTGCTCGAGCGAGGTGAGGACCTGCGGCAGCATGGTCACGATGCCCGCGCCGACGACTGCGCCGGCCACGGATCCCATGCCGCCGAGGATCACCATCAGGATGAGTTCGATCGACTGCATGAAATCCGCGCTCTTGGGCGTGATGAAGCCCGAATACAGCGCTCCGACGCCGCCCATCATCGCCGTCAGCACCGCGGAAACCGTAAAGATGCGCACCTTGTTCCAGGAGATGTCGATGCCGGACGAGGCCGCGAGCGCGTCGGGCCCCTCCAGCGCGCGCAGGGCGCGGCCGATAGGCGCGTCGACGAGGTTGCAGGCCATCCAGTACACCAGCAGCAGGATGCCGCCGACGATCCAGTACCACTGCGCGGCGCTGTCGATCTCGGTGCCGAAGACGGTGAGGACCGCCAGCGACATGCCGTCCGGCCCCCCCGTCAGCCAGACCTCGTTGCTGATGACGAGATAGATGATCATCCCCAGGCCCAGGGTCGCCATCGCGAGGTAATAGCCCTTCAGGCGCAGGATCGGGTGGCCGACCAGGAAGGCGAGGCCCCCCGCCGCGGCCGCGGAGACGGCGACCCCGAGCAGTGGCGGCCAGCCGTAGCGGGAGGACAGGATCGCCGTGCCATATGCGCCGATGGCCATGAATCCCGCATGGCCCAGGCTGATCTGGCCGGCATGGCCCACGAGCAGGTTGAGGCTGATCGCGATCACCGCATGGATGCCGATCATGACCGCCATATGGAGCTGGTATTCCGAGCTTGTGGCGAAGGGCAGCAGCGCGATGATCCCGCCGAGCGCGATCACGGGGCCCATCCGCAGCGGCGAGCGGGTCTCCACCTTCGCGTTTGCGGACGGCGCCGCGGGGACGACCTCGGCGGGCGTCGCCATTTCGTTCATGTTTGCCATCAGACGCGCTCCGCCCCGGAGGCCCCGAACAGTCCGCGGGGCATGAAGACCAGGATGACGAGGATCAGCAGGAATGCGACGGCGTCCTTGTAGTCCGACGCGCCGTATCCGGACATCATGGTTTCCGTGATCCCCAGTATCAGGCCGCCCAGGACGGCCCCCTTGAAATTGCCCAGCCCGCCCAGCACCGCCGCGACGAAGCCCTTGAGGCCCAGCATCAGGCCGACGGTCGAGTACGTGAATGCGATCGGGGCGATGGCGACGCCCGCGACCGAAGCCAGGAATCCGCCCAGTCCGAAACAGAGGAGCTTCATGCGCCGGGTATCGATTCCCATCAGCGTGGCGGCATCCGGATCGATCGAGGTCGCGAGGATCGCCTTGCCCGTTTTCGTCGCATCGAAGAAGCGCGTGAGCACGATCACCACGGCCGCGGTCAGGCCCAGCACCCACAGGCTCTGCGGCATCACCGTCACGCCCATCACGTGGATGGCCTCGTCGCCCGAAAAGGCCGGCAGGGAGTAGTAGCCCCGGCCCCAGACCGATTCGGCAGCGCCGCGTATGACGAGCGCAGCCCCCAGGGTGATGACCACGAGCGGCAGTGGCCCGGCATTTCCGGCAGGCTGGATGGCCGCCTTGTACAGCAGGAAGCCGACGCCCGCGCCCCCCAGCGTGCCGAGGACGACC
This DNA window, taken from Thauera sp. K11, encodes the following:
- a CDS encoding NAD(P)/FAD-dependent oxidoreductase, whose product is MSIPTAIYDVIIIGAGVGGASAAEAVLSCDDARTILLINEEEWLPYDRPPLSKEVLLSRAQPEEIGLLADQVRANARLTMRNGTKAAGIDRHDKTVRLSDDSVVGYRSLILATGSRARELDPAILDAGPAAAVFHLRTLGDALALRESLAKGEALRLVIIGAGFIGLEVAAAAIRCGCDVTVLEAGPRVVGRGASGPVAEFLRQRHEREGVRFLLQAQAAGIARVGAGLQVTLADGESLPADAIVVGIGTIANDGLAHEAGLACANGILVDGCCRTSDPSIYAVGDVACMAEAGVPRTARMEHWQAARTMGGIAGRNACGADERHQEVPWVWTDQYDLNVQFLGHTSDRNCQVTRGDPADGKWALFEKDGDALAAATLVNMGRERRTVERLIARRIPVPDDMLRDAGFELKSLLR
- a CDS encoding branched-chain amino acid ABC transporter permease, producing the protein MREKQDMTELLQYVITGVTVGSIYGLIALGFVLVYNSSHVINFAQGDLQMIGGMMAVAVLTAGLPLPIAVVLGTLGGAGVGFLLYKAAIQPAGNAGPLPLVVITLGAALVIRGAAESVWGRGYYSLPAFSGDEAIHVMGVTVMPQSLWVLGLTAAVVIVLTRFFDATKTGKAILATSIDPDAATLMGIDTRRMKLLCFGLGGFLASVAGVAIAPIAFTYSTVGLMLGLKGFVAAVLGGLGNFKGAVLGGLILGITETMMSGYGASDYKDAVAFLLILVILVFMPRGLFGASGAERV
- a CDS encoding hemerythrin domain-containing protein — translated: MKNTAILQIHEEHRAIGAVVHGLLHFAREAGRQAPSLPLLRTMLDYIEQFPQKLHHIKEEKYIFSALRARSPEAGALIENLNAQHADDLALTASLRAQLQDLEAGAEGAAERFCASVDRFADLQWRHMAEEERLLLPLAEKHLDDADWNRIAEAFGENGDPRFRGDNKSRFDEMFRLIVSTAPGPIGLG
- a CDS encoding TetR/AcrR family transcriptional regulator, whose protein sequence is MEAAAKLFYERGYEGATVREIAREAGITSGSIFYHFESKEEILAAVLRQGMEEGVAIVRVTVEGVTGARARFDALVLGHLRALHGEKTHFHHIWLQDLRCLPEHMQAPLLELSRDYRALWYQVLDEVKAAGLIRGDKNLFRKVAIGALNWTAQWVHRPRPAQIDELAKAMTRSLLNEPDPTPFRMLEGRDGFSGIAGDGDL
- a CDS encoding methyltransferase family protein, translating into MNDQPTRHPWWKGRRGEWYVAAQGLLFALVAFGPRSASGLPPWPEPAAALATAAGIGLLVLGAAICAAAALHLGSNLTPLPHPRDDATLVTTGLYRYVRHPIYCGVLLLAFGWALFVQGWLTLAYAALLFAFFDLKSRREETWLMARFPDYADYRRRVRRLIPFLY
- a CDS encoding CaiB/BaiF CoA transferase family protein, with product MNETKKPLDGITVVELAGLGPAPFCGMLLSDMGARVIRVDRPPAGTGNGLQDISDGPVNRGRESISIDLRHESGIGVLMRLVRRADVLIEGFRPGVAEKLGFGPEACRRINPALIFARMTGWGQTGPLASAAGHDINYIGLSGALHAMGDADRAPAPPLNLVGDYGGGGMLLAYGIVCALLEARSSGRGQVLDAAMTDGAALLMSPIYAMLGADHWRNERQANFLDGAAPFYCTYRCADGRFMAVGAIEPPFYRQFLGLLEIGCVSPSDQWRKDTWQDTRTRIAGRFMEKTRDEWAAVFDGSDACCTPVLDMIEAPQHPHNAARSTFTRMHGMSVPSPAPRLSRTPPGMAGGVPRIGEHTQPILEGHGFSPAEIDALHAGKVVFMRHPAAGPR
- a CDS encoding non-heme iron oxygenase ferredoxin subunit — translated: MSRHPLTRLCAIEDVPDGGALQVVLPERPPLAVFRLEGRCFVTDDTCTHGNASLCDGDVEGGLVICPFHAGSFDIRTGEAVDRPCVKKLQTYEAIEDGGALYTVFPEG
- a CDS encoding FAD-dependent oxidoreductase encodes the protein MTHDHSASRRRFLASAGALAAGAAAPPALAQGSAPNPPAAGGLPYLIGRSTDTLIPRGKVPRVVICGGGWGGVTAAKYLRRLAPHLEVVLLERNPVFFSCPMSNKWLVDVVDTQFLTHDYLGVSEKYGYRFIQTEILEIERDRKQVVTAAGGLHYDYLILSPGIRYNYEAWFANDRRMAEATRARFPAAYIPSAEHFHLKRALQDFRGGHLVMTLPPPPQRCPPSPYERACLIASMFRNKKIPGRITILDHKDGVRPIGPGFRAAFEELYKDIITYVPNARVEEIDPFKKHIRTEAGDFDFDHAILMAPHQAGDLAWKAGVVPPPGQGKPGGGWADVDPLFLHDRKDKDVFVIGDAVGFVSEQFAFYPKAGHVANRHARIVARYIAEREAGREPTYQLPDNLCFMMVDSNPQVGISVQFDYKVNGKGVIEQTQIDYNERKPETVGEDFNWARLIYEDMFA
- a CDS encoding branched-chain amino acid ABC transporter permease; this encodes MANMNEMATPAEVVPAAPSANAKVETRSPLRMGPVIALGGIIALLPFATSSEYQLHMAVMIGIHAVIAISLNLLVGHAGQISLGHAGFMAIGAYGTAILSSRYGWPPLLGVAVSAAAAGGLAFLVGHPILRLKGYYLAMATLGLGMIIYLVISNEVWLTGGPDGMSLAVLTVFGTEIDSAAQWYWIVGGILLLVYWMACNLVDAPIGRALRALEGPDALAASSGIDISWNKVRIFTVSAVLTAMMGGVGALYSGFITPKSADFMQSIELILMVILGGMGSVAGAVVGAGIVTMLPQVLTSLEHHESLVYGLILILVMVFMPKGLVPTLAQLARRFHR
- a CDS encoding ABC transporter ATP-binding protein, which encodes MNAKIDDAVFAAGQAPAARGGEPVLEVEGLSVFHGSVRALDGVSLEVRQGELVALVGSNGAGKSTLLRTLSGLHAPGAGSIRYMGRDIAALRPPRRVEAGIAHVPEGRRVFAPLTVEDNLMLGAYSRKEKRDRLAQELEQVYALFPILRDKRSLAAGTLSGGQQQMLAIGRALMGKPRLLLLDEPSMGLAPLLIAEVFNVVRRLQKQGMTILIVEQNATAALELADYGYVLEAGRVTRAGEGFALCNDEEVRRAYLGA
- a CDS encoding TlpA family protein disulfide reductase, which produces MHASAALLGAALAASVPVASAAGLEPAPGLPPAPPALQQVLDAVRGKAVIVNFWASWCEPCRKEMPALVELDEREPGVALVTVAVADRAADTRRFLADHLIGNTVVVPDPDQGIARAWNARMIPTTYVLDARHQPRYRVVGEADWRDAALQDRVRALAAGESEGRTE
- a CDS encoding ABC transporter ATP-binding protein, which encodes MSDLQVVSLCKVFGGLRATDDVSFAIEAGTVNSIIGPNGAGKTTLLNLITGIYEPCSGDVRLGGRSLIGKPTHTRVGLGLGRTFQTPQICYNMSAVENVMLGSHLQLDSRLTPAALRRRSIVAADRECRQRAAYLMAYVGLDRYIGENPGAMPYGALKRLEIARALAGSPKLILLDEPAAGLGAPEKADLSELIAKLSASGVTTVLVEHDMKLVMSVSRHIVVLNYGKKLAEGAPEAVRDNPEVVAAYLGRAV